Proteins from a single region of Paenibacillus sp. BIHB 4019:
- a CDS encoding DUF1054 domain-containing protein, whose protein sequence is MTIKTIANSTTEFTGFTQEDFDVFQLPGLAERMAGIQEKIQPKFHAIGERLRTELSMQAGDEMFLHVAKHARRSVNPPKDTWLAICNNKRGYKAHPHFQLGLFDDHLFIWFALIYETPNKSRIASTYLNQLDEVIAQVPSSYVISLDHTKKESAAVGEMSDEQWKHALVRFRDVKKSELLIGQHIAADDPILRDGEALVKLASSTYESLLPLYRRSLVQE, encoded by the coding sequence ATGACCATAAAAACAATAGCAAACAGCACGACCGAATTTACAGGATTTACACAAGAGGACTTCGATGTGTTTCAGCTTCCAGGACTCGCGGAGCGCATGGCGGGAATCCAGGAAAAAATCCAGCCTAAGTTCCACGCCATTGGCGAACGCTTGCGCACCGAGCTTTCCATGCAGGCAGGCGACGAAATGTTTCTGCATGTAGCGAAGCATGCCCGCCGTTCCGTAAATCCGCCAAAGGATACGTGGCTTGCGATTTGCAATAATAAGCGCGGCTATAAGGCGCATCCGCATTTTCAGCTGGGCCTTTTTGACGATCATCTATTTATATGGTTTGCGCTCATTTACGAGACGCCGAATAAATCCCGCATCGCTTCCACTTACTTGAATCAGCTTGATGAGGTAATCGCGCAGGTTCCTTCCTCTTATGTCATTTCGCTTGATCATACGAAAAAGGAATCCGCTGCCGTCGGCGAAATGTCGGATGAGCAATGGAAGCATGCCCTCGTCCGCTTCCGCGACGTGAAGAAGTCAGAGCTGCTCATCGGCCAGCATATTGCGGCTGACGACCCGATTTTGCGTGATGGCGAAGCGCTTGTGAAGCTTGCTTCCTCAACCTATGAATCGCTGCTGCCGCTGTATCGCCGCTCGCTCGTGCAGGAATAA
- a CDS encoding MFS transporter yields MDRRLLIVMATLMTTFIGFGIIIPVMPEIIKAADPLGAEAHTGLMLAVYSAVSFVLSPVWGSLSDRIGRRPIILIGVLGFALSFVLFGLSSGNLTLMYLSRVLGGLFSGAVTSVIVAYVADITTPEERTKGMGLVGMSIGLGFTIGPGFGGLLSLVSLETPFYAASILALITFVLAWAKLKESLTPEQRRSGANRRESRWKAFTGPLKYLYILAFFVTFTLAGLEATLQFFGMRRFDVTPLQVGILFFVCGFVGALIQGGVVRRRIKAGEEGKYIAIGLVISSIGFFMLLAAHSLWWATLSLAVFGIGNALIRPCVTSLITQKTTVGQGVASGLSSSMDSLGRIAGPLAGTFLFTLDLRLPYVSGGILCLAALLLLAQFRQLDKKKAVAQA; encoded by the coding sequence ATGGACAGACGCTTGTTAATTGTAATGGCTACCTTAATGACAACATTTATTGGCTTCGGGATTATTATCCCGGTCATGCCCGAAATTATTAAAGCAGCAGATCCGCTCGGCGCGGAGGCGCATACGGGTTTGATGCTCGCGGTGTATTCGGCTGTATCGTTTGTGCTGTCGCCGGTATGGGGAAGCTTGTCTGACCGAATCGGCAGACGGCCAATCATTCTCATTGGCGTACTTGGCTTCGCTTTAAGCTTTGTATTATTCGGCTTGTCGTCGGGCAATTTGACGCTGATGTATTTATCCCGTGTGCTGGGAGGCTTGTTTTCCGGGGCGGTAACTTCGGTCATTGTTGCTTACGTAGCGGATATTACAACGCCCGAGGAGCGCACCAAGGGCATGGGACTGGTAGGCATGTCAATAGGCCTCGGCTTTACGATTGGGCCGGGATTTGGCGGGCTGCTCAGCCTTGTGTCGCTGGAGACGCCGTTTTATGCAGCTTCCATCCTTGCGCTGATTACATTCGTTCTTGCATGGGCCAAGCTCAAGGAATCGCTGACACCGGAGCAGCGCCGCAGCGGGGCGAATCGCCGCGAGTCGCGCTGGAAAGCATTTACCGGGCCGCTTAAATATTTGTACATACTGGCGTTTTTCGTTACCTTTACACTGGCGGGATTAGAAGCGACCTTGCAGTTTTTTGGCATGAGGCGCTTTGATGTAACGCCGCTGCAGGTTGGGATATTATTTTTCGTCTGCGGCTTTGTTGGTGCCTTAATTCAAGGTGGTGTCGTGCGCAGAAGGATCAAAGCTGGCGAAGAGGGCAAATATATTGCCATCGGGCTAGTCATATCCAGCATCGGTTTTTTCATGCTGCTCGCTGCGCATTCGCTTTGGTGGGCAACTCTTTCCTTGGCCGTGTTCGGCATCGGCAATGCGCTCATTCGCCCTTGTGTAACGTCATTAATTACCCAGAAGACGACAGTTGGGCAGGGCGTTGCCTCTGGCCTAAGCTCGTCGATGGACAGCTTGGGGCGTATTGCTGGGCCGCTGGCGGGAACGTTCCTGTTTACACTGGATTTGAGGCTTCCTTATGTGTCCGGAGGCATTTTGTGTCTGGCAGCGCTGCTGCTGCTCGCGCAATTCCGTCAATTGGATAAAAAGAAAGCAGTAGCGCAAGCTTAA
- a CDS encoding DinB family protein — protein MVKQLIIGDVKHELANTRRILERLPEEHMTWKPHEKSMTLGGLVTHLVNLLNWQLAIFHSPEFDLSTVPFRREALERREDVLEEFDANVGKLEKLLAECDEKTLGEEWTLRSGDHIILRQSRALALRTFGLSHMVHHRAQLGVYYRLLDIPVPGLYGTSADEEGK, from the coding sequence ATGGTGAAACAACTGATCATCGGAGACGTCAAGCATGAGCTGGCCAATACACGCCGAATTCTGGAGCGCTTGCCCGAGGAGCATATGACGTGGAAACCGCACGAGAAATCGATGACACTCGGAGGGCTCGTCACGCACCTGGTCAACCTGCTGAACTGGCAATTGGCTATTTTTCATTCTCCGGAATTCGATCTATCGACCGTGCCGTTTCGGCGGGAAGCTTTGGAAAGACGCGAAGACGTACTGGAGGAATTCGACGCAAACGTTGGCAAGCTTGAAAAGCTGTTAGCCGAATGCGATGAGAAAACACTCGGCGAGGAATGGACCTTGCGCAGCGGCGACCATATCATCCTGCGCCAATCGCGGGCGCTCGCGCTCCGCACCTTCGGATTAAGCCACATGGTCCACCACCGGGCTCAGCTTGGGGTCTATTACCGCCTTCTCGATATTCCGGTGCCTGGTCTCTACGGCACTTCAGCCGACGAAGAAGGAAAGTGA
- a CDS encoding response regulator transcription factor — MITILIVDDDPFIRESMQVILQLDPELHVAGVCADGKAAAEFVESTKVDVVLMDIRMPGCDGVEGTRLIRAQEQPPAVLILTTFDDDDYIVQAIRCGAGGYLLKNVPPSRIINGIKTVHEGSLLIHPDIARKLAGMITMPDTEEAAITELSPEERTSSELAARYSLTQAEQQIIRLVAEGQSNKEIAASLFLSEGTIKNYISDMLHKLGLRDRTQMAIFYLKLSFIPSKER, encoded by the coding sequence ATGATTACGATATTGATTGTAGATGATGACCCGTTCATTCGGGAAAGCATGCAGGTTATTTTGCAGCTTGATCCGGAGCTCCACGTTGCGGGGGTATGCGCCGACGGCAAGGCGGCCGCTGAATTCGTGGAATCAACGAAGGTTGACGTCGTGCTGATGGATATTCGCATGCCTGGCTGCGATGGCGTCGAAGGCACACGGCTCATTCGGGCACAGGAGCAGCCTCCTGCCGTCCTCATCCTGACCACCTTCGATGATGACGATTATATTGTGCAGGCGATCCGCTGCGGCGCTGGCGGCTATTTGCTGAAGAACGTACCGCCAAGCCGCATTATTAACGGCATTAAAACCGTACATGAAGGCTCGCTGCTCATTCATCCCGATATCGCCCGCAAGCTGGCGGGCATGATTACGATGCCAGACACAGAAGAAGCTGCAATAACTGAGCTTTCTCCAGAAGAACGGACCAGCAGCGAGCTTGCGGCACGTTACAGCTTGACGCAGGCCGAGCAGCAAATTATTCGCCTCGTGGCCGAGGGGCAATCCAATAAGGAAATTGCCGCCTCGCTTTTTTTAAGCGAAGGCACGATCAAAAACTATATTTCCGATATGCTTCACAAGCTGGGGCTGCGGGATCGCACGCAAATGGCGATTTTTTATTTGAAATTATCATTCATTCCAAGCAAGGAGAGATAA
- a CDS encoding sensor histidine kinase, translated as MNVPIHWFRGLLIAGPAVISVFSISAASYASYTIGALIALSLIKLGSLFPKYAVLILLIELLGFGGFAYHFGGVLFLLPFSTLIAALSTKPSAGMAAMWIMAGGACLWIAMHEQAPGMMAAMLLLWLTIAAVLQAAQQVEGKRSQVETLYAALAQSHEELEAARRRMQSYASQIEQYAQTEERNRIARDIHDDLGHRLIRVKMMSEAALHLFQADPARAQATVGQIRDQLQDSMERMRQTVRRLAVPSEGDSRQYALDRLVTDSGEALGIAVAFEVQGNPRPLYPSMEFILFKNAQEAITNAVRHGGATRVKVTLLFQPHTVALTIANNGAVPEGAITAGLGMRGMRERISLIGGKLSWQSEDGFSVTTELPLLGGGAANDAGERQAFVKG; from the coding sequence ATGAACGTACCGATTCACTGGTTTCGAGGCCTATTAATTGCCGGACCCGCAGTCATCAGCGTATTCTCGATTTCAGCCGCAAGCTATGCCTCTTATACGATCGGCGCACTGATCGCTTTGTCCCTCATTAAACTAGGTTCGCTGTTTCCGAAATACGCGGTGTTGATTTTGTTAATAGAGCTGCTTGGCTTCGGAGGGTTCGCCTATCATTTTGGCGGCGTCTTGTTTCTACTCCCCTTCTCTACTTTAATAGCAGCCTTGAGCACGAAGCCCTCAGCTGGCATGGCCGCAATGTGGATCATGGCTGGAGGGGCATGCCTCTGGATCGCCATGCACGAACAAGCGCCGGGCATGATGGCTGCTATGCTGCTGCTGTGGCTGACGATTGCGGCGGTGCTGCAGGCTGCCCAGCAGGTAGAGGGCAAGCGCAGCCAAGTGGAGACGCTGTATGCAGCCCTTGCGCAAAGCCATGAGGAGCTGGAAGCCGCAAGGCGCCGCATGCAGAGCTATGCCTCGCAAATCGAGCAATACGCGCAGACTGAAGAGCGCAATCGCATTGCGCGGGACATTCATGACGATCTCGGGCATCGCTTGATTCGGGTGAAAATGATGTCCGAGGCCGCACTGCACTTGTTCCAGGCAGACCCTGCCCGCGCGCAGGCGACGGTCGGGCAAATTCGCGACCAGCTGCAGGACAGCATGGAGCGGATGCGCCAAACGGTACGCAGGCTCGCAGTGCCTAGCGAAGGAGACTCCAGGCAATATGCGCTGGACCGACTCGTTACAGATTCCGGTGAAGCGCTCGGCATCGCAGTCGCCTTTGAGGTGCAGGGAAATCCGCGCCCCCTCTATCCAAGCATGGAATTTATTTTGTTCAAAAATGCGCAGGAAGCCATTACGAATGCGGTTCGCCACGGCGGCGCGACAAGGGTAAAGGTAACGCTGCTTTTTCAGCCGCACACCGTAGCCCTAACGATAGCCAACAATGGGGCTGTGCCCGAAGGAGCCATAACAGCAGGGCTCGGCATGCGCGGCATGCGGGAGCGCATTTCATTAATCGGCGGAAAGCTGTCCTGGCAGTCGGAGGATGGCTTCAGCGTGACGACTGAGCTCCCGCTGCTAGGCGGCGGTGCTGCTAATGATGCAGGCGAGCGACAAGCATTTGTGAAAGGATAG